TCGAAGGCTCCTCGCGCGAGCCGCACACCGACATCTTCGTGATGCATGCGCGGTGCCCCGCCGCGGCGCACCGACGCGCGCACGCTCCACGCGTCATCGGCGAATCCCCCACCGCGGAAGACGCGATAGTCGTCGTAGCGGACGGGGTCGAGGAGATCCCAGCACCATTCCCACACGTTCCCGAGAGTGTCGAACAGCCCGTTCAGGTTGGGGAGCTTGCCGCCCACGTTCTGCGGCGCACTCACGCCGTCAGCGCTCGTCCACGCGGCATCGGCGAGTGGAGCGTAGTGCGGGCCGACCGAACCCGCGCGGCACGCGAACTCCCACTCCCCCTCGGTGGGAAGCCGGAAGCCATCGGCCGTGACATCCCACGACACCTCTTCACCGTCGAAGAGATAGACCTGGTCGAGCCCCTCCCATTCCGATGCCGCATTGCACAGATGCACGGCGCGCAACCAACTCAGATCGGCAGCGGGGCGTCGCGGGTGGCGTGAGGGGATGCCGAGCACCTCGGTCAGCTGCTCCTCGGTCAGCGGGTAGACGCCGATCTCGTAGGGCAGCAGCGTGACGGTGCGGTGCGTCTTCTGGCGTGCGTCGTGCAGGACGACCTCGCCCCCGGGTATGCGCCGGAGTTCGATGTCCGTCATCAATTCAACGCCCCATCGCCGTCTCACGACGACGCGAACCGGACGGGCGTCTCACGCAGGTGTCCGTTCCACCCATGTCGGGTACTTGGCCGCGCGACCATCTCCGGAGGAGGTGCGTGTCACTCGTCGTTTGACCCACGGCCCGACGAACTCGCGGTAATACGCCAACCCCGAAGGACCGAGTTCGTACTCCCCGCTCGGCGACCACCAGGTCTCGGGGGGTTCGTACCCGAGCGCGTGGACCACGCGCGCGGCGACGCGATGATGGCCGGCCGAGTTCATGTGGAGGCGGTCCTGCGACCAGTACTCCGAGCGGGAGAGCTCGGTATCGGGCCAGTTGAGTGCGCGCACCACATCGGGCCGGTCCTGCACGCGGCGCAGAACCGCTTCGGACAGGAGATCTCCTCGCCGCTGCACGAGCGACCCCATGGGCAGTTGGCCGCTCGGGTTCGCTCCCGAGAGCAGGATCAGGGTGACACCCTCCTGATCGCAGCGACGCAGCACGCGGCTGAAGGCATCGGCGATGTGCTCGAGATCCGCCCGCGGACGGAGCATGTCGTTGCCGCCACCGTTGAAGGAGAGATGGGTCGGCCGCAGTGCCAGAGCGGGCTCGAGCTGCTGCTCGATGATCGGCCAGGCGAGCTTCCCGCGGATCGCGAGATTGGCGTACTGGATGGGGTGCCCTGCGGCATCCGCCCAGCCCTGTGCCGCGAGGTCCGCCCAGCCGCGTTCACGTCCGTCAGGGAGCAGATCGCCGACGCCTTCCGTGAAGGAATCACCGATGGCCACGAAGCGCACGTCAGTCACCAGGACAGCCTATTCCCGCACGCCGACACCGGGGCGTCATCGATCGTCGAGCGCGAGTCCCTTGCGGTCCGTGAGACCCCAGGCCGCCGCCGCGGCGACCAGGAAGCACGCGCCGAAGACCGCGAACAGCACGGGGGCACCGCCGGCCAGAAGAAGCACGGGCACCGTGAGGGGCGCGACGATCGAGGCGACCCGCCCGACTCCGGCTGCCCAACCGGCGCCCGTTCCGCGCAGCGACGTGGGATAGAGCTCCGGCGTCACCGCGTACAGAGCGCCCCAGGCGCCGAGGGTGAAGAACGACAGCGCCATGCCCGCGCCGATGATCGCCGGCTCCGTCACCGCGGTGCCGAACAGCACGGCCGACACGGTCGCACCGGTCAGGAACACCGAGAGCGTTCCCCTTCTCCCCCACACCTCGATCAGCCATGCCGCCACCGCGTAGCCGGGCAACTGCGCGAGCGTGATGATCAGGGTGAAGCCGAAGGAGCGGACGAGGTCGAACCCCGCGTCGACGAGAATGCTCGGGATCCAGATGAAGGCTCCGTAGTAGGCGAAGTTCACGCAGAGCCACACGAGCCAGAGGCAGATCGTGCGCACGCGGAACTCCGCATTCCACAGTGCCGCAAAGCGCGCGCCCGTCGTGGCGGCCATGGCGCGCGACGGCGGCTCCTTGTGGATCGCGGGCTCGCGTTCGACTCCGGCATCGGTCTCGAAGGCGATGACGATGCGCTCCGCCTCGGCGATCCGTCCACGCGATGCGAGCCACCGCGGTGACTCGGGCAACCCCCACCGAACGATCAATGCGTAGAGCGCGGGGATCGCGCCGATCGCGAACGCCCACCGCCAGCCGTCGTCGGACGTGGGGATCACGAAGAACCCGATCAGTGCGGCAGCCGTCCATCCGATCGCCCAGAACGCCTCCAGGAAGACGATCAGACGTCCGCGGATGCGAGCAGGAGCGAATTCACTGACATAGGTCGAGGCGACCGGCAACTCGGCGCCGAGCCCGAGGCCCACAAGGAAGCGCAGCACGAGCAGCGCTGCCAGCCCGGTGACCAGAGAGCTCGCGCCCGTCGCGATGCCGTAGACGAGGAGCGTCAGTGCGAACACCTGACGGCGTCCGTATCGATCGGCGAGGAGGCCGCCGAGCGTCGCCCCCAGGGCCATCCCGATGAACCCCACCGAGGCGATCCAGCCCGCCTCACCCTTCGTGAGCCCCCACTGCTGAGTGAGGGCGGCCAGGATGAACGAGATGAGCCCGACATCCATCGCGTCGAGTGCCCAGCCGACCCCGGATCCTCCGACCAGGCGAAGGTGACGGCGGGTGAATGGCAGATCGTCCAGGCGGGCAGCGAGCGACGCGCGGCTCGGCAGGGCGTTGGTGGCCATGCTCCTCATCGTAGGCGCGATGAGGGGCATGGCCGTGCGACATGTCGCTCAGGACTTGGCGTCGAGCAGGGCACGAACCCGCGGGATCACCTCGGTGCCGTAGAGCTCGATGCTGCGCATCATCGCTTCATGCGACAGCGTGCCCGTCGCGTACTTGAGGTCGAATCGTCCGAGACCGAGCGTGGTGATCGTGTCAGCGATCTTGGCGGCGACACGATCGGGAGATCCCGCGTAGATCGCGCCTTCCGGGCCGATGTCGTTCTGGAAGCGCGCACGGCTGTACGCCGGCCACCCGCGCTCCCGACCGATGGTGTTGTTCATCGCCTCGAACCCCGAATAGGCGGCGTCCCACGCTTCCTCATCGGTATCGGCGATGTGCCCCGGCGAATGCACGGATACGGGATGCGAGGTCGTGCCGAACGACGACACGGAGCGGTGATACAGGTCGACGAAGGGACGGAACCGTGCGGCGGATCCTCCGATGATGGCGAGCATCAGCCCCAGACCGTGGCGTGCGACGCGCACGACCGACTCCGGACTTCCGCCGACGCCGACCCAGGTGCGCAGGCCGTTCTCAGTCTTCGGGAACACGTTCGCATTCTCCAGCGACGCGCGCATCGTTCCCGACCAGGTGACGGGCTCCTCCTTGAGAAGCTCGACGAAAAGCTCGAGCTTCTGCTCGAAGAGCGCGTCGTAGTCCCTGAGGTCGTACCCGAAGAGAGGGAAGGACTCGATGAAGGAACCCCGCCCGAGGACGACCTCGGCTCGCCCTCCGGAGATCGCGTCGAGTGTGGAGAACCGCTCGAACACGCGGACCGGATCGTCGGACGACAGCACGGTCACCGCGGTGCCCAGATGGATCTGCGTCGTGCGCGCGGCGATGGCTGCGAGCACCATCTCCGGCGACGACACGGCGAACTCCGTGCGGTGGTGCTCTCCGATGCCGAAGAAGTCCACGCCCACCGAATCGGCGAGCACTCCCTGCTCGACGACGTTTCGGATCGTCTGCGCCCCGCTGAGGAGTTCCCCCTCTGCATCGCGCGTGATGTCGCCGAAAGTGTCCAGTCCGAATTCGATGCCCATGTCATCCCTTCCTATTCACGTGAATGAACACCGGGGTGGTCACGGGCATTCCCTCAGCGCGGCAGCAGCGCGGTACGCAGGGTGTCGAGGCCGACGCCGCCCATGTCGAGAGCGCGCTTGTGGAAGGCCTTGAACGAGAACGATTCGCCCTCTGCGCTGCGCACGGCATCGCGGACCTGCTCCCAGATGCGCTGTCCGACCTTGTACGACGGGGCCTGGCCCGGCCAGCCGAGGTAACGGTTGACCTCGAACTGCACGAACTGATCCGACATGTTGACGTTCTTGCGCATGAAGTCGAGTGCGTACTCCGCATCCCAGACGCCGGAGCCGTCGAGACGGGGCTTGCCCAGATGCACACCGATGTCGAGCACGACGCGGGCTGCACGCATGCGCTGGCCGTCGAGCATTCCGAGACGATCCGCAGGGTCATCGAGATAGCCGAGCTGCTCCATCAGGCGCTCGGCATAGAGTGCCCATCCCTCGGCATGCCCGGACGTGCCGGCGAGGAGGCGTCGCCAGGAGTTCAGCTCGGCGCGGTTGTGCACGGCCTGGGCGATCTGCAGGTGATGGCCGGGGACACCCTCGTGGTAGACGGTGGTGAGCTCGCGCCAGGTGTCGAATTCCGTGACGCCCTCCGGTACGGACCACCACATGCGCCCCGGCCGCGAGAAGTCATCGGTCGGACCCGTGTAGTAGATACCGCCCTCTTGCGTGGGGGCGATCATGCACTCCAGGGTGCGGATCGCTTCCGGGATATCGAAGTGCGAGGCTCCCAGTTCGGCGACGGCCCGGTCGCTCGTCTCCTGCATCCAGCGCTGAAGTGCGTCGGTGCCGACGAGCTTGCGAGCGGGGTCTGCTTCGAGGTGTGCGACGGCTTCCTCCACCGATGCACCGGGAAGGATCTCGTTCGCGACGGCCGTCTGCTCGGCCACCATACGGGCGAGTTCCTCCCTGCCCCACTCGTACGTCTCGTCGAGATCGATGGTGGCGCCGAGGAAGCGGCGGGAGTGGAGCGCGTAGAGTTCGCGACCGACGGCATCGACCTCGTTCGCTGCCGGAGCGAGCTCCTCGGCGAGGAAACGGCGCAGCTCGTCATAGGCCACGCGCGCGGCGGCCGAGTTGTCGGCGAGAGTGCGGGCGAGCGACGCAGGAAGTTGTCCTTGATCGGGCGCCGCATCCGCGACGAACGCCGCGAAGAAGCCGTCGTCGGCGGTGTATCGGTCGATCTGCGTGGCGACCTCGGCGACCTGCCGACGGGCCGGAGTGACCCCTTCGGCGATTCCCGTGCGGAGCGTCTCGATGTATCCGCGCAGCGCGCCGGGCACCGCGGCGAGACGCGTCGCGACGACCGCCCAATCATCGGCACTTCCCGTGGGCATGAGGTCGAACGCCGAACGCACGTCCTGCGCGGCCGACGCGATCACGTTCAGATCGCGCAGGTGCCACCGCGCATCATGGAACTCGAGGTCGAGGCGCAGCTCCGCGCCCAGGTCGGTCTTCGTGACCTCATCGATGGAATCGACCGGATCGAGCGCATCCAGAGCGTGCGAGCGTGGTGCGGGTCGCGGCGGCGATCTCGTCATGCCCCGCAGGGCTCAGGTCGCCGAAGCGATCGTTGACCTCGCTGCGCCCGATGTAGGTGCCGAGCGTCGGGGCGAGTACCGCGATGGTGTCGACCCACTCATCGGCGACCTTGTCGATGGCGGACGGAGTGCGGGGGGCTGAAGTCATGCGCTCCAGCCTAATCCCCGCCACTCCGTCGCAACGGGACTTCAGTGCGCGGCTTCGTTCCAGTCGCGACCGCCGACCGACTCTGCACGTCGAGCGGCACCGTGAGCTCTGCCGCATCGCCCATGCGCGTGCCGCACGATCTGCTCAGCGGCATCCCACTCCCCCGGGGCCACCTCGACCACGAGCTCGTCGTGGATCTGCAGCAGCACGCGCGCGAAGCGAGGTCCTGCGCACGCGAGATCGGCGTGGATGTGCATGAGCGCGATCTTCATGATGTCGGCCGCGGTGCCCTGGATGGGAGCGTTGAGCGCTGCGCGCTCGGCGTTCTCACGCAGCACGCGGTTCGGGCTCGCGAGATCGGGGAAGGGACGCCGACGACCGAAGATGGTCTCGGTGTAGCCGACTTCCCTCGCCTTCATGACGGACGCACGCAGGTAGTCGCGCACGGCGCCGAACCGTGCGAAGTACTCCACCATCAGCTGCTTCGCCTCGGACTGCTCGATCCGCAGCTGCTTGGACAGTCCGAACGCCGAGAGACCGTAGACGAGGCCGTACGACATCGCCTTGACCTTCGTGCGCATGGCGGCCGTCACCTCGCTCGGGTCGACCCCGAACACGCGGGCGCCGACGAACCGGTGCAGGTCTTCTCCGCTGTTGAAGGCCTCGATCAGCCCCTCATCGCCCGAGAGGTGCGCCATGATGCGCATCTCGATCTGCGAGTAGTCGGCGGTCAACAGCGACTCGTAGCCCTCTCCCACCTGGAACGCGCTGCGGATGCGTCGCGACTCCTCCGTGCGCACGGGGATGTTCTGCAGGTTCGGATCGGTGCTGGACAGGCGGCCCGTCTGACTGCCCGTCTGCACGTACGTCGTGTGGACCCGGTCGTCATCGGCGATCGCCGTGTCGAGCGACTCGATGATCTGACGGAGCTTGGTCGCCTCGCGGTGCTGCAGCAGCAGGTCTGAGGAAGGGGTGCGGATTCGTCTCCTGCAGGTCGGCGAGCACGGCCGCGTCGGTCGAGTAGCCGGTCTTCGTCTTGCGGGTCTTCGGGAGCTGGAGGTCTTCGAACAGCACCTCCTGCAGCTGCTTGGGAGACCCGAGGTTGAACTCACGCCCCACCGTCGTGAACGCCTCCTGAGCGAGACCCTCGGAGCGGGTCGCGAGCTCGGCGGAGAACGTCGACAGCACCTCGTGCGAGACCGCCACGCCGGCGACCTCCATGTCGGCGAGCGTGAGCAGCGTCGGCAGCTCGATGTCGACGAGCACCTTCGCAACCGACTCGGGGATGTCCTCCCGCAGCGCTTCCGCCACACGGAGCGCGAACCACGCCTCCTGGGCCGGGGTCGCGCCCTCGGTCTCGGGGACGAGCTGCGAAGGATCAGCCTCGGGCAGCTTCTCGCCCAGATAACGCTCGACGAGGTCGCCCAGCGTCTTGTCCGGGAAGCTCGGTCGCAGCAGCCACCCGGCGAGGCTCGTGTCGTACGAGAGACCCGCGAGGCGGATTCCCTGACGCAGGAGCGCCTTGATCTGCGGCTTCGCCTCGTGCAGTACCTTCGGCCTGTCTGACTCGATCCACGACCGCAGTGTGTCTGCCGCGTCGGCGCTCCAATCGACCTCACGCAATTCCGCGCCGGAGGCAGCTCCGATCCGCACCGGCGCTCCTGCCTGCGTCACGACCCTCACGGAGATCTCGTCCTGGGCGTCCGCCCACGTGACGAAATCGACGGTGGAGACCTGCACGGGCTCCGGCAGCACGACGACGGACGCGGGGTCCTCCGCGACCTCGCCGGCACCGACGGCCTCGAACACGCGCGGCAGCAGGGTGCGGAACTCGAGCCGCGCGAAGATGTCGCGCACGGCCTGGGCGTCGATCGGCGCCACAGCGAGGTCGTCGGGAGCCACCGGGAGCTCGACGTCGGTCAGCAGGCGGTTGAGCTTGCGGTTGCGCCGGACGTCGTCG
The sequence above is drawn from the Candidatus Microbacterium colombiense genome and encodes:
- a CDS encoding SGNH/GDSL hydrolase family protein translates to MRFVAIGDSFTEGVGDLLPDGRERGWADLAAQGWADAAGHPIQYANLAIRGKLAWPIIEQQLEPALALRPTHLSFNGGGNDMLRPRADLEHIADAFSRVLRRCDQEGVTLILLSGANPSGQLPMGSLVQRRGDLLSEAVLRRVQDRPDVVRALNWPDTELSRSEYWSQDRLHMNSAGHHRVAARVVHALGYEPPETWWSPSGEYELGPSGLAYYREFVGPWVKRRVTRTSSGDGRAAKYPTWVERTPA
- a CDS encoding SUMF1/EgtB/PvdO family nonheme iron enzyme translates to MTDIELRRIPGGEVVLHDARQKTHRTVTLLPYEIGVYPLTEEQLTEVLGIPSRHPRRPAADLSWLRAVHLCNAASEWEGLDQVYLFDGEEVSWDVTADGFRLPTEGEWEFACRAGSVGPHYAPLADAAWTSADGVSAPQNVGGKLPNLNGLFDTLGNVWEWCWDLLDPVRYDDYRVFRGGGFADDAWSVRASVRRGGAPRMHHEDVGVRLARGAFETPDDAQGWSAQADRERAMNDGPTPSGWTPRRA
- a CDS encoding LLM class flavin-dependent oxidoreductase: MGIEFGLDTFGDITRDAEGELLSGAQTIRNVVEQGVLADSVGVDFFGIGEHHRTEFAVSSPEMVLAAIAARTTQIHLGTAVTVLSSDDPVRVFERFSTLDAISGGRAEVVLGRGSFIESFPLFGYDLRDYDALFEQKLELFVELLKEEPVTWSGTMRASLENANVFPKTENGLRTWVGVGGSPESVVRVARHGLGLMLAIIGGSAARFRPFVDLYHRSVSSFGTTSHPVSVHSPGHIADTDEEAWDAAYSGFEAMNNTIGRERGWPAYSRARFQNDIGPEGAIYAGSPDRVAAKIADTITTLGLGRFDLKYATGTLSHEAMMRSIELYGTEVIPRVRALLDAKS
- a CDS encoding MFS transporter — translated: MATNALPSRASLAARLDDLPFTRRHLRLVGGSGVGWALDAMDVGLISFILAALTQQWGLTKGEAGWIASVGFIGMALGATLGGLLADRYGRRQVFALTLLVYGIATGASSLVTGLAALLVLRFLVGLGLGAELPVASTYVSEFAPARIRGRLIVFLEAFWAIGWTAAALIGFFVIPTSDDGWRWAFAIGAIPALYALIVRWGLPESPRWLASRGRIAEAERIVIAFETDAGVEREPAIHKEPPSRAMAATTGARFAALWNAEFRVRTICLWLVWLCVNFAYYGAFIWIPSILVDAGFDLVRSFGFTLIITLAQLPGYAVAAWLIEVWGRRGTLSVFLTGATVSAVLFGTAVTEPAIIGAGMALSFFTLGAWGALYAVTPELYPTSLRGTGAGWAAGVGRVASIVAPLTVPVLLLAGGAPVLFAVFGACFLVAAAAAWGLTDRKGLALDDR